The Immundisolibacter cernigliae genome has a window encoding:
- a CDS encoding glycine zipper 2TM domain-containing protein, which yields MLFQFYRLTLITLAVAATAGGLGACASSTAGNVYSRDEARQAQVVKFGTIEAVQPVKIEGRPGYLGAATGAVLGGLAGSTVGGGTGQKAATVAGAVAGGVAGQAGERVLTRADGLEITVRLENGNIMAIVQEQSEQQFQVGQRVRVVEHNGTYRVSP from the coding sequence ATGTTATTTCAATTTTACAGATTGACCCTCATCACGCTGGCCGTCGCGGCAACTGCCGGGGGCCTTGGTGCGTGCGCCTCCAGCACCGCCGGCAACGTCTACTCGCGTGATGAGGCGCGCCAGGCACAAGTGGTGAAGTTCGGCACCATCGAGGCCGTCCAGCCGGTCAAGATCGAAGGCAGGCCCGGCTACCTCGGGGCCGCCACCGGCGCCGTGCTGGGCGGGCTTGCCGGCAGCACCGTCGGTGGCGGAACCGGTCAGAAGGCGGCCACCGTGGCCGGAGCCGTAGCCGGCGGCGTGGCCGGGCAGGCCGGCGAACGTGTCCTGACCAGGGCCGATGGACTGGAAATCACGGTGCGGCTGGAAAACGGCAACATCATGGCCATCGTGCAGGAACAAAGCGAGCAGCAGTTCCAGGTCGGCCAGCGGGTGCGCGTGGTCGAGCACAACGGCACTTACCGCGTATCACCCTGA